In the genome of Hydractinia symbiolongicarpus strain clone_291-10 chromosome 5, HSymV2.1, whole genome shotgun sequence, one region contains:
- the LOC130644759 gene encoding SH3 and PX domain-containing protein 2A-like, protein MPEEGCYVTSVKIINVEKRRTPTKHYVYVINAVWSDGKQQVICRRYSHFFTLQISLIDAYPQESGVNNPAERILPFIPGKILFGRSNVREVALKRKDLISEYLEKLIELPEKIARCELVLDFLEATEEDVKSLISDGSEKKVKKEKTADSISDPILLEQFIVIANFKKTERSQVSLAAGDTVEVIEKHENGWWFVSIEDEQGWAPSSYLEPVEGNSGKESNTEILKEEEKFICTRVFKASLPDELSIDLGDVVDVVEKCQDGWWKIRLKYEEGYVPVAHLKKVPKTGLLKVAQPSPKTRRFVPPPRKNTVKRKINKTPVWEKEGENNKTTTERRKPPPPPSSSKEEEEVIYVALSDFTSNQGNMNIGEGEQITVLEKSPNGWWYVRVGDEEGWVPSTVAQRQRRPKSVKKHMVANQPVSKKKEEKEQYFTIGAYNAADETGISFTSGQLVQVIDEDPCGWWFVRINHEEGWAPSTFLEKMNPADASEKNIAKRRISNDICDIIETIPISININNNSEKITTVPRNPVKMPKPSAKPYVSKQPPKVEKKPTIPVKSSIAAELEAKLKIGQPPPPKPRRKTSSNAQEESVAARHSQAIPYDNRSGKSPVPPRRPHSQAGSPSISKKKPVRPPLPAAHTKQETGPIGEAYVAMGDYKDDDEGMLTLREGEKVFVMEKDDGGWWLAKSGDKTGWVPSNFLTKK, encoded by the exons GTATATGTTATCAATGCTGTTTGGTCGGATGGTAAACAACAGGTCATATGTCGGCGTTACAGCCACTTTTTTACATTgcag ATATCTTTGATTGATGCTTACCCACAAGAGTCAGGTGTTAACAATCCAGCAGAACGAATTCTTCCTTTTATTCCAG gaaaaatattgtttggaagAAGTAATGTGAGAGAAGTTGCTTTGAAAAGAAAAGATCTTATCAGTGAATATTTAGAG AAATTGATTGAACTGCCAGAAAAGATAGCAAGATGTGAGTTAGTTTTGGATTTCTTAGAAGCTACAGAAGAAGATGTAAAAAGTTTAATCAG tGATGGTAGTGAGAAGAAagtgaagaaagaaaaaacagcaGATAGCATCTCTGATCCCATCTTATTGGAGCAGTTTATTGTAATTGCCAATTTCAAGAAAACTGAGCGCAGCCAG GTCAGTTTAGCTGCTGGTGATACTGTAGAAGTAATTGAAAAGCATGAAAATGGATGGTGGTTTGTTAGTATCGAGGATGAACAAGGATGGGCACCTAGCTCATACTTAGAACCGGTTGAAGGCAACTCTGGAAAGGAGAGCAATACTGAGATACTGAAAGAGG AAGAGAAGTTTATATGCACTCGAGTATTCAAAGCTAGCCTACCTGATGAACTTAGCATAGATCTGGGAGATGTTGTTGATGTGGTGGAGAAGTGCCAAGATGGATGGTGGAAAATAAG GCTAAAATATGAAGAAGGTTACGTTCCAGTTGCACACCTAAAAAAAGTACCGAAAACCGGTTTGCTAAAAGTCGCTCAACCATCTCCGAAAACAAGAC gtttCGTTCCAcctccaagaaaaaatactGTTAAG cgaaaaataaacaaaactccTGTGTGGGAGAAGGAAGGCGAAAACAACAAGACTACTACAGAGCGCCGCAAGCCCCCTCCTCCTCCGTCGTCGTCAAAGGAAGAGGAGGAAGTTATCTATGTAGCTTTGTCTGACTTCACATCGAACCAAGGTAACATGAACATCGGCGAAGGAGAACAAATCACTGTGCTTGAGAAGTCTCCAAATGGCTGGTGGTATGTGAGAGTGGGTGATGAGGAAGGATGGGTGCCATCAACTGTTGCTCAACGGCAGCGTCGTCCTAAAAGTGTAAAGAAACACATGGTTGCCAACCAGCCTGTATCTAAAAAGAAGGAAGAGAAGGAACAATACTTCACCATAGGTGCTTATAATGCTGCAGATGAGACTGGCATATCTTTTACTTCCGGTCAGTTAGTCCAAGTTATTGATGAAGATCCCTGCGGTTGGTGGTTTGTACGGATAAACCATGAAGAAGGGTGGGCACCTTCAACATTCCTGGAAAAAATGAATCCTGCTGATGCGAGTGAAAAGAACATAGCAAAACGTAGAATTAGCAATGATATTTGTGATATTATAGAAACTATTCCAATTTCCATAAACATTAACAATAATTCCGAAAAGATTACCACTGTTCCAAGAAATCCAGTTAAAATGCCAAAACCCTCTGCAAAACCGTATGTTAGCAAGCAACCTCCCAAAGTTGAAAAAAAGCCAACAATTCCTGTAAAAAGCAGTATAGCGGCTGAACTAGAAGCAAAGTTAAAGATCGGACAGCCTCCACCCCCGAAGCCTAGAAGAAAAACTTCAAGTAATGCACAAGAGGAATCAGTGGCTGCACGTCATTCTCAAGCAATTCCCTATGACAATCGCAGTGGTAAATCGCCTGTTCCGCCTCGAAGACCACATTCCCAAGCAGGGTCACCATCTATTAGTAAAAAGAAACCTGTCAGACCACCACTACCTGCAGCGCATACAAAACAAGAAACAGGTCCAATAGGAGAAGCATACGTTGCTATGGGAGATTATAAAGATGATGACGAGGGAATGCTGACGTTAAGAGAAGGTGAAAAGGTATTTGTGATGGAGAAGGACGATGGAGGGTGGTGGTTAGCAAAATCTGGTGATAAAACAGGATGGGTGCCGTCAAATTTTCTTacaaagaaataa